The window CAGGTGGGATCATGGGGACATCCAGGTGGGACCATGGGGGACGTCCAGGTGGGATCATGGGGAATGTCCAGGTGGGATCATGGGGGACGTCCAGGTGGGACCATGGGGAACACCCAGATGGGATCCAGGTGGGATCATGGGAGACATCCAGGTGGGATCATGGGGAACACCCAGGTGGGATCCAGGTGGGATCATGGGGAACATCCAGGTGGGACCATGAGGGACATCCTGGTAGGATCATGGGGAAGCGTCAAGGTGGGATCAGACCAGGAATCTTGGGAACATCCAGGTGGGATCATGGGGAACGTCGAGGTGGGATCATGGGGAACGTCCAGGTGGGATCATGGGGGACGTCCAGGTGGGATCATGGGGGATGTCCAGGTGGGATCATGGGGAACATCCAGGTGGGACCTTGCCAGGAATGAGAGTGGGAATATCCGGGTGGGATCATGGGCGACATCTGGGTGGGGTCACCTTGGGAATCTTGGGAACATCTGGGTGGGATTGTGGGGAACATCCAGGTCGGATCAGATGAGGAATCTTGGGAACATCCAGGTGGTATCactctgggaattttgggagtatctgggtgggatggggaaCATCCAGGTGGGGTGATCTTGGGAACatccaggtgggatggggaacATCCAGGTGGGATTACCCCAGGAATCTTGGGAACATCTGGGCGTGGTCACCTTGGGAATCTTGGGAACGTCTGGGTGTGGTCACCTTGGGAATCTTGGGAACGTCTGGGTGGGAGGGGGAACATCCAGGTGGGATTACCCCAGGATTCTTGGGAACATCCGGGTGTGGTCACCTTGGGAATCTTGGGAACGtctgggtgggatggggaaCATCCAGGTGGGATCCCACCAGGGGCTTCCCTGGGAATTCAGGACTCCAGGGagggtctcccttcccttttccatcctcaaatcccataaaaacccctcgGGATGGATCCTCAATCCCAGAATCCCGGAATGGTTTGGGACGGGATCCATGGACCTTCAATCCCACCCCACCATCCCTCCAACCTTCCCTTGGTTGATCCAGAGTGATCCCCTGGGAATCCCACCCcacccttcccaaaccttcccaggaatttcctctccttccatGGAATTTTCCCGCTCCGCTTCCTCCCCGAGCTCTTCCCGCTTTTCCCAGGGGGAGGAACGTTCCCAAACtcccgtttttttttttttggttgtccCCAGGTGGTGGAGGAGACGCAGCAGATCCTGAAGGAGTACGGGTTCCGCTTCGTGCGCCGCGGCGCCGTCTACGTCAAGGGCAAAGGGGAGCTCCTGACCTTCTTCCTGAAGGGCCGCGAGAAGCCGGGCTCGCTCCTCGGATCCGCCGCCGTGCCCCTGCCCCACCAGGTGCTGGAGAACTCCTGAGGGCCCCTCGGGAATCTCCACCGGGATCCAGAACCCTGCCCCACCCcggaagggtttttttggggttttttttgggggtttttattccgtggaaaagagggaaaggcGGATCCGGGTTTTTCCCGCCCGGGGGTTTTCCTCCCGTTCCCGCGGGAATTGCGGGCtcggagcggcggcggcggcgattCCAGGAGATCCAAACTCAGGGATGGTTGGGAAGACTCCGCGCCTTGTGTATTGCAGATCCATAAATTTTATCGGAGAAGAGATGGGTTTGCGTTTGTGCCCGCGGCCGGCATCGGGATCGGGATCGAGAtcgggatcaggattgggattgggattgggattgggattgatactgggattgggattgggattgatACTGGGATTGGGATCCAGATCCAGATTGGGATTGTGATCAGGATTGGGGTTGGAAATGGGATCGGAACTGGGATCGGGGATGGGATCAGaatcaggattgggattgggattgagaTCGGGATTAGGATTGAAATTAGGCTTGGGCTTGGAgtcaggattgggattggaaGTGGGATCAGaatcaggattgggattgggatccgAATCAGGATCAgaactgggattgggattgggattgggattgggattgggatcggaATCGGGATCAGAACCAGGATTGGAatcaggatcaggattgggattgggattggaattGGGATCAGAATCAGGATCGAGACTGGGATCAGAATCAGGATTaggattgggatcgggatcaggattggcagtgggattgggatcgggatcaggaACCCCACCCCACTCGGCACGGCCCCACCCtagagggttttttggggtgtttttttggggtttttaattccgtggaaaagagggaaaggcGGATCCGGGTTTTTCCCGCCCGGGGGTTTTCCTCCCGTTCCCACGGGAATTGCGGGCTCGgagcggcagcagcggcagcgaTTCCAGGAGATCCAAACTCAGGGATGGTTGGGAAGACTCCGCGCCTTGTGTATTGCAGATCCATAAATTTTATCGGAGAAGAGATGGGTTTGCGTTTGTGCCCCGCGGCCGGcatcgggatcgggatcgggatcgggatcgggattgggattgggattgggattgggattgatACTGGGATTGGGATCCAGATCCAgattgggatcgggatcaggatcgGGCTCggaattgggattgggatcaggatcgggattgggattgggaatagGATCGGGATTGagattgggatcaggatcgggatcgggatcgggattgggattgggattcgggattgggatcaggatcgggattgagattgggatcaggatcagaattgggattgggatcaggattggaATTGGGACTGGGAATAGGATCGGGATTGagattgggatcaggatcgggatcgggattgggattgggattgggatcgggatcgggattgagattgggatcaggatcagaattgggattgggatcaggattggaATTGGGACTGGGAATAGGATCGGGATTGAGGTTGGGATCAGGATCGGAATTGGGATCGGGATGGAGATTGGGATCGGAatcaggattgggattgtgATCAGGATTGGGGTTGGAAATGGGATTGGAATTGGGATCGGGGATGGGATCGGGATCAGaatcaggattgggattgggattgggattgagaTCAGGATTGAAGTTGGGCTTGGGTTTGGAATCAGGATTGGGATTGAAAGtgggatcgggatcaggattgggattgggattggaatCGGGATTGGAGTCAGGATTGgaattgggatggggatgaggatcAGAATCAGGATCGagattgggatcaggatcaggattggCAGTGGGATTGGGATCGGAATCGGGAtgaggattgggattgggattgggattgggattgggattgggattgggattgggattgggattgggattggaattGGAATTGAAGTTGGGCTTGGGTTTGGAATCAGGATTGGGATCGGAattgggatcgggatcaggattgggattggcATTGGAATGGGGATCGGAATCGGGATGGGGATCAGGATCAGAATCAGGATTGGGATTGAAagtgggatcaggatcaggattgggattgggattgggattgggattggggttgggaaCGGGAACAGGACCGGGGTTGGAATTGGGATCGGGATCAGAAtgaggattgggattgggatcaggatcgCGATCAGGATTGGaatcaggattgggattggaattgggattgggatcgggattgggattggaattgggatcaggattgggattggaattGGGATCAGaatcgggattgggattgggatcaggattgaGATCGGGATCAGAATCGGGATTGGAATCAggattgggatggggtttgggatcaggatcgTAGtcgggattgggatggggatgggaaccaggatcgggattgggattggaaGAGGAAGCAGAATCAGGATCGGAatcaggattgggatcgggactgggatcgggatcgggattgggattggaatCGGGATTGGAATCGGGATTGGAATTGGGATTGGAATTGGGATTGGAATTGGAATCTGTATCAGAATCGTGATGGGAATTGGATTCAGCATGGGGATGAGaatcaggattgggattgggattgggattgggaatcAGGATTGGGATGAGGATTGGGATCGAAATCGGGATcaggatcgggatcgggattgggattggaaGCAGAAGCAGGATCAGGATCCGAACTGGAACTGGGATCGGGATCAAGATCGGGATCGGAattgggatcaggatcgggATTGGACACGGAATTGGAATTCAGATGGGGATTGGGATAGGAATCTAAATCGAAATCAGGATGGGAATCGGAATCGGGATTGGAATCGGGATCGGAACaggatcgggatcaggatcaggatcggGATGGGAATCAGGATGGGAATTGGGATCAGgatcaatcccatcccatcccaacccctgACTGCTCTCcgggaaggaattttgggaattccctgggaatctGGGGACTCCAGGAagggtctcccttccctttcccatccccaaatcccataaaaatccctggggatggatcctgagTGTCCTGGATCCCAGAATcccggaatggtttgggatgggatccctggaccttcaatcccatcccaatcccacccctgAGTCCTCTCTGGGAAGGAATTTGGGACTCCACTTCTCTTGTccattccccaaaatcccataaaaacccctcgGGATGGAtcctggatcccaaaatcccggaATTCCATTGATGGGATCCCTGGaccttcaatcccatcccatccccacccctgaGTCTTCtctgggaaggaattttgggaattccctggaattccagactcctttcccttttccagctccaaaTCCCATAGAAACCCCTCGGGATGGATCCTggatcccaaaaaatcctggaccttcaaaaaaaaatttaaaaaaaaaaaagaaaaaaaataataaaaaaaaaaaaaactttaaaaaaaaaattccattgaTGGGATCCATGGACTTTCAATCCAATTCCAATTTCACCCCAATTCCTGGTGATTCCAACCTTTCCttggacattcccagggattttctgggaattcttcccccaaaatcccccccttttcccatgGGAATccattccctgttttccccatggaaaacTTCCCACTCtcttcccagaattcccaaactGGGAATTCCAACTCTTTCCctcatcccaaaattccccaaccCTTTCCCACCCATTCCCAACCCCCATTCCCGTTTTTCCCCTCCACCGCCCTCTCCCagattttgttcattttttcaggaattttccatccttttttttgtttttttgaaatttctttgggaattttccatccatattttttttatttctttgggaattttgcatcctttttttttttttttaatttctttgggaattttccatccataatttttaatttttttttgggaattttccatcctatttttttcattacttcaggaattttccatccataatatttttttttaaaatttctttaggaattttccatccataatttttaattttttttcgGGAATTTTCCGtccatattttttaatttctttgggaattttccatccattatttttttttttttaaatttctttgtaggaattttccatccataatttttaattttttttcgGGGAATTTTCtatccatattttttttatttctttgggaattttccatccataatttttttttttgacatttctttgggaattttccgtccataatttttctttttttttcgGGAATTTTCCGTCcgtattttttaatttctttgggaattttccatccttctttatttttttttaaatttctttgtaggaattttccatccataatttttaattttttttcgggaatttttcctccatattttttaatttctttggaaattttccatccataatttttttttttaaatttctttgtaggaattttccatccataatttttaattttttttcaggaattttccctccataattttattttaccttttttttcatttcttcaggaattttcGATccatactatttttattttttattttttttaaatttctttgggaattttccctccataattttttttattattatttttttcatttcttcaggaattttccctccatactatttttattttattattttttaaaaatttattcaggaattttccatccatacttttttttttttttttaatttcttcaggaattttccctccatactatttttattttattttttttttaaatttcttcaggaattttcccatccatactatttttatttttattttttttttttaatttcttcaggaattttccctccataattttttttttaatttctttgggaattttccatccataattttttaattttttttttttgggaattttccatccgtattttgttaatttcttcaggaattttccctccagaatttttttattattattatttttttcatttcttcaggaattttccctttgtaatttttttattattttttttcatttcttcaggaatttcccatccatactatttttatttttttttttttaaatttcttcaggaattttccatccatactattttttatttttattttttttttttaatttcttcaggaattttccatccatactatttttatttttattttttttcatttcttcgGGAATTTTTcctccataatttttttttttaaatttttttgggaattttccatccataattttttttttttttttttttgggaattttccatccgtattttgttaattttcttcaggaattttctctccaaatttttttactattattatttttttcatttcttcaggaattttccctttgtaatttttttattatttttttttcatttcttcaggaatttcCCATCcacactatttttatttttatttttttcatttcttcaggaattttcccttcataatttttttattattattttttttaatttcttcaggaattttccctccataatttttttttttattttttttttttttatttttaaaatttcttcaggaattttccatccatactatttttattttatttttttttttcatttcttcaggaattttccatccatactatttttattttatttttattttttaatttcttcaggaattttccctccataattttttttttaatttctttgggaattttccatccataatttttttaatttttttttttttgggaattctccatccgtatttttttaatttcttcaggaattttccctccagaattttttattattatttttttttcatttcttcatgaattttccctttgtatttttttttttatttttttttcatttcttcaggaatttcccatccatactatttttatttttatttttttaaatttcttcaggaattttcccttcataattttttaattattattatttttttattattttaatttcttcaggaattttccctccatactatttttattttatttttttttttttaatttcttcaggaattttccctccataattttttttaatttctttgggaattttccatccataattttttaatttttttttgggaattctccatcagtattttgttaatttcttcaggaattttccctccataattttattattattattattattattttcatttcttcaggaatttcccatccatactatttttattttattttttaatttcttcaggaattttccatccttttttatttttttttttaaatttctttgggaattttccatccataatttttaattttttcaggaattttccctccataattttattttactttttttttcatttcttcaggaattttcGATccatactatttttttttttttaatttcttcaggaattttccctccataattttttttattattttattttttttaatttcttgaggaattttccatccatactatttttattttatttttattttttaatttcttcagggaTTTTCCAtccataattttattattattatttttttcatttcttcaggaattttccctccataattttttattattatttttttttccatttcttcaggaattttccctttgtaatttttttattattttttttttcatttcttcaggaattttccctccataatttttttttttatttttttttttttattttttaaatttcttcaggaattttccatccatactatttttattttatttttatttttttaatttcttcaggaattttccatccatactatttttttttttttttttttttcatttcttcaggaatttttccctccatactattttttattaatttttttttttcattttcttcaggaattttccatccatactatttttatttttaatttttttttaatttcttcaggaattttccctccataattttttttgaaatttctttgggaattttccatccataatttttaaattttttttttggaattttccatctgtattttgttaatttcttcaggaattttccctccagaatttttttattatttttttttttttcatttcttcaggaaatttCCATccatactatttttattttttttttttaaatttcttcaggaattttccatccttttttattttttttttaaatttctttgggaattttccatccataatttttaattttttcaggaattttccctccatattttttttttttaaatttcttcaggaattttccaatccataattttatttttttaaaatttcttcagaaattttcCCATccatactatttttattttatttttttttcatttcttcaggaattttccctccatttttttttttttttaaatttcttcaggaattttccatccataattttatttttttaaaatttcttcaggaattttcccatccatactatttttattttatttttttttcatttcttcaggaattgtccctccatatttttttttttttaattttcttcaggaattttccctccataatttttattattattattattattattattattattattattattattattattattattattatattattattattattattattattattttcatatcttcaggaattttccatccataattttattcttattattattatttttttaatttcctcaggGATTTTCCCATCCCCCTCCTCCACACCATTTCCCGCCGTCCCAACCATTCCCAGCCCGCCATCCATCCCCCAAGAATCCCCAAACCCGGgaattcccacccaaaacccccggggcgattattttattttttaaaattcatcgCTAAGTGGAACGCTACAAAGGAGCCGCGAATCCCGTGGGAttttcccgttttttttttttccgggATTATTTTTTgtccccccaatttttttcccatcactgCCCGTCCTTGGAGAAACTCTTCGCGATGGCGTTCCTGAAGAGCGTCACCAGCGGCGTCCGCATCCGCTCCGAGCTCATGAATCCCCCGTAACGCTTCTCCTGCCGGGAATTCCACGGGAATTCCGCCaacccttcctcctcctcctcctcctcctcctcctcggagGGTTCTTCCCGCCGCAATTCCAAGCGGGAATTCTCCTCCGACTCCTCCTCGGCCCCAAGGTTGGGATAAACCTTCACCGGCCTCCTCTTGCGCCCCACGGGTTTCCCCCAGCGGAAGTGCTCCATGGAATACGAGCGCTTTCCCGGCTTTTCCGGGAATTCCGGGATCGTCGTTCCCgaatttttcctcttcctcctcctcctccttttcccgTTTCCCGGGCTCGGTGGCGTTCTTGCGGCCGAGCTGGTTCCAGCGGAAGTGGCTCATGACGTAGCTCCGCAGGCTCTCGGAGAGCGGCTGGAATTGCCCGTTCCCGGGGAAGAACGGAGATTCCAGGGAAATCTGGGCCCGCACGTCCGGCCCAGTGGGGCCCTGCAACGCGGAATTCCCAAAGGGATTCGCGATTCCGAATTCCCGCTCTTTTTGTGAACAACCAAAATTTTCGGGAATTCCCGAATTTGGGAATGGAATTGCCAATTTTCCAGATGTTCAGAAAActgtgggaat of the Camarhynchus parvulus chromosome 3, STF_HiC, whole genome shotgun sequence genome contains:
- the POMC gene encoding LOW QUALITY PROTEIN: pro-opiomelanocortin (The sequence of the model RefSeq protein was modified relative to this genomic sequence to represent the inferred CDS: deleted 1 base in 1 codon); translated protein: MLGPTGPDVRAQISLESPFFPGNGQFQPLSESLRSYVMSHFRWNQLGRKNATEPGKREKEEEEEEEKFGNDDPEFPEKPGKRSYSMEHFRWGKPVGRKRRPVKVYPNLGAEEESEENSRLELRREEPSEEEEEEEEEEGLAEFPWNSRQEKRYGGFMSSERMRTPLVTLFRNAIAKSFSKDGQ